TTAGTTAAAACCTTagtgaaaatcctaaaactacaaTCTAGGAGACTAATTGGTCTAAATTTCTTCATGGTACTAGTATCAGCTTCTTTAGGATCAAAGAGAGCATAGCAAAGTTtagcgtatatatatatatatacatatatctatCTTGCCCTTATGGAAGTCATCAAACATCTCAATAAGATCATGCTTTATTAAATCCCAAAAATGCTGGTAGAAGAAAAAAGGAATACCATCAGGGGCAGGGGCCCCATCTGCATGTGTCAAATACTACTTTTTAATTTCCTCCTCAGAGAAGCGGGCTTGCGGTGTCTCATTCTCATTGGGAGAGAGTTTTTCCTCGGCAGAGGAGAAAAATCGTTGTTGAGGGAACAAGCCCGCTCAGAGTCTTTCCTAAAAAGGGTCTTATAAAAACCACCAACTACTTTTAGGAAGTCTAATGTTTCTCTAACCACACCATCAGGGCCTTCTAGGGAGTGGATAAAAGTTTTCCTCCTCCTTTGATTAGCTACAACATAAAATAGGTAGTATTTCTATCACCTTCCCTAATATCTGTATCTCTAGATCTTTGCTTAGCTTTAACTTCCTCTTTCAGTCAATGAGCCTATAATTCTAGATGGATCTCTCTCCTTCTATCATGCTCTTTGTTAGTGAGGTCAGTGGTCTCTAGCTTAATGTCTAATTTGTCACATTCTTCCATAAGGCTCTTCTTATGCTTTCTAAGTTCAGCCTCATTGTTGCTACTCCACCATTTATAGTGGCTTTCCTAAATCTTCTAATTTTCTCTTGCCATCTAGCAATAGAAGTTTTCCCATGAGTAGGAGCATTACAATTCTTCTTAACTAAGGTTTGGAAATCCTCTCTAAGGAGCCACCATTTCTCAAATTTATAACTACTAGACTTGGGTTGTTTATACAAACCTGAATCCCAGACAGTGGGTGTGTGATCACTACCCACTCTAGGCAGAGTTGTACATGAGGCCAAAGGGAAAAACTTATCTAGGTCAGTCTCACAAAAAAGTCTATGTATGGTAGAGATGATGTTATTTGACTGGTTATTATCCCAAGTAATCTTTCTGGAGGAAAGCTTAATTTCTAGCAGGCTCCATATTTCCACCCAAGCATTAAATTTATCACTCCATCTATGGTTAACATGCCCATTAATTTTATCATGGTTAAATCTAACTAGATTGAAATCCCCCTACCAAGGTTGGGGTCTCATTGTCAATGAACAATGAGTGGAGTTCAGAAAGGAACTTTTCTTTACCCTCCTCATATGGGGACCCATAAACTGTGACTATTCTAAACTCTAGTTGTTTACTTTTTAACCTAACAGTACATGAGACATTAAACTTAGTAATGGTCCAGTCTAAAACATCATAAAGATCTAGATCGACACCTACCAAGATGCGTCTAGCTGAACCAATGACTGGAAGGAGATTCCAGGCAAAATGTCTTCCACTAACCAAGAATTTCATAAAGGAGTCGCAGAAACTCTCTTTCGTAGTCTCTTGTAAACCTACAATGGATGGTTTTATCTTACCAATGCAATCTAAAAGTAAAGTTTTTCTACCAGGAGCTGGCATGCCCCTCACATTTCAAAATCAGCAATTCATGGTATAACTGTAGCCATAGGGTGCTTGCCCCGTATATAGTCATAGGCCACAACCCGTGTCTCAATGCTAGTAGGAGAAAGTTGCTCAACTATATTACTATCTAAGAAATTATTGATGACAGTTCTACAAGGAGTAAAACACATATTCTCATAAACCAGTTCTACATTACATTAACCAGCTAGGGTGTCAATTGGATCAGTAGATCTCAAGTGACTAGGAGGATGACTACTATGTTCGTCAATATCCATTCCTATTTTCTTAGGAACATCAATAAAGGAGGGGTTATTGAAAAAGGAAAATGCATGTTGGTTCGTACCAATTTTTGCACTTTCCAAATATTTCACTTGCTTGAATTCTTGTGATTTCTCCACCATAGTTTTGCCAAAGGGTTCCACCCTTGAGTTGTGCCTGGTAGCTTGAACTGGCCTCCACTTCTATTTCTGTTGCTTGTTAGCAACTGTCTTGGATAGTAGAGGAAAGTCAGCCTCATAAGTGTCACTTAGAGGCTCTACTGATGCTACAACATCTTGCTCCTGGGTGTCACCAACCTCCTCCATCTCTTGATGCAAGTCAGCCATCTCCATTTCACTAAGGATAGAGTAGCATTGGTCATCAGACATATATTCTGCCACTATCTTATCAATCTTGGATCTCCTTGAGGCCTGGATGGATGGAGAGATCTGAATATTGAGTAGTGATGGATGTTCCACCCCTTCATATGGGCAGACTTCTGGCATTTGCTGCAAAAAGGCAAGCACTGCCTGTTTTTCCAAAGTAGGGTCCGAACCACCCCCTCTCCCCAGATCAGACCTAGTGCTTTTGTTTGACCTATTGTCTTCAGTCCTCGGTGAGGTCTCAGTCTCAGATTGTGTGTCCTGCCCTCCTTGGCTAATTGTATCATTGTTATCAGTCCCAGTTTCAGCCCTTTGCTTTGTGATTTGTTCCACCGCAATAAGCATTTTGTAGAACTCTCCATTTATTCCATAGATTCTTTCCTTGGGGATCTTGCTACCATCTTTACAGGACAACTTAACTCCCACAacctcatagaagattttgaagttGAATTTCCAATCCGCATCCACTATGGTGCCAAAGACAGAAGTAATTTGgtcaagaatagaccattcacacCATCTTGGGTTTATCTTCCTAATTTTTATCCAGACCAACTGTTTTGACGTAGAGTCGTCAATATTCCCTTTCCAAGCCTCAACATTGCCCTTGTGAAGGTCAAAGCAAGGGTAACTGGCAACTGATTCTACAGGAATTTCAGGGCGGAACTTCACTAATATGGTCCAATCATCCAGAGCATTAATCTGCCATGGCCAGTTAGTTTTGTATATCTCTGAGAATTTAGTTGATAGGTCCTTTTTGCTGATCTCCCCAAATTCTACCAAAACAATCCCTCCATTCTTAAGTCTCCCAGAGTGTTGTAGGTTAACGTCTGACATATCCACATGGTAGAAGCCTAATCGAGGAGCTGCACTCCCAAAGTACGTGGTAGCTAGATTAGGTTTCTTCCTAACTGGACAGTTGTGTTCCTGATGTGTAGCCATCTTGCAGATGAAACATGTTGTGGTCTTGGAGCACTTCTCTTTGTCATGACCTGACTCTCCACAACCACCACAAATCACATTCACATAAGACATGAGAGAGGTGGCATTGTTGTTAACTACCACTTTGCTATCTTGCTTCTTCCTTTGTTGCTTGCTCTGATTTTTCTGATTCCCTGGCACAGAGATCCCAGATCTACTAGAACCTTGACCAGTGTTGCTCAAAGAAACCCCTTGATCTCCACCCTGTTGCTCTGGAGGGGGTTGCACCATCTGCTGGGGAAACCACGAGGGTGACATCCCTTGCCACTGTTGCGGTAGCGGGGGGTATCCCCCATGGAACTGGTTGTTGAATGCCGAGGGTGGTGGCTGTCCCGGGAACTCAAACCCAAAAGCAAAGGGGGGCAGCGCTTGTGCCATCTGCAGGGGTTGATCTGTCCACTGCTGCTTCTAGTTTTGTTGGTCACCATCTCCCTGCCCCTGCATGTTCTTTCCTCGGCCTCTCCCACGGTTGGAATCCACGGCTATTGAATCTACAGTGGTGGCGGCGGTGAGGGAGGGGCTAGTGGGGTGTTGTGTGGAGGGGAGGTCTTGAAGTAGCCTCCTAACCCTAGCTTTATCCGCACATCGCTTCGATGGGCTCCAAAGTTGGGCGAAGTGCGTCGTGACCTCATCGTCCACCTGGACTGCCTCGCTGTTAACTGATTTTTCTACGCTCGAACTCTAGCACCCTTGCAACTCTGAAAGAAACTGACACCACCGATGTCGCCCATGATCAACTGCAGTGTCGCGCATGAGCTAGATCCCTGAGGTGCAGGAGGCAAGCATCTCATTGCTACGGAGCCCAATGCTGGATTTCCCATAAGGCCTTCTAACGCGCTCTCTAAAATAGGTGTATTGATTGCAGCAGTGAACGCGCCCAGGCAATCATCTCCTCCGCATACATGTTCCTCCCATGCAACTGAACTCGGAGTTCCTCTTCGGTGGCAGCTACGATGATTCTCAACACCAGCTTCTGATAATTGTCTCTTCCCACAGCTGGAATTCTCAAATCTCGCTGGAGTTGTAATCTGTATTGTGACAGCAACCTCTACTCTCGCCTGATTCAATTTTCCTCCACCAGATCGGGGGATGAGGCCATGGCAGCAAGCGTGACCCAGATGATATGCAGAGGCCAAACCAAGCATTAGATTTGTGTGTTCACTGGTCCGGTTCGAGTGCACAAACACAATTTCAAGCGCCAGATGTGGCCATCCTTCACAAAATTCCAGATTTTCCAGCACTGATTCCAAATCAATCACGGGCCACTGTCCCATCTGCATATCTACAGTTGCTTTGCTCGTGCAACATTGTGCCTCTGATCTCTCATTCCCAAAACTTGTTACCGATTTGAGGGTGGGGATGGCGGACAAGTTACCTTGTTCAGCATACAGCCCCATCGTTGCTTTTGCAGTGGATTTCCAGAGCGTGCTTCGGCCAATGCCCACTTGATCAATTGCAGAGGCTGCGGGCGCCATGGCGTAGGCATGCGCGCCCACTCCTCCGACGTGGATTCGGTGAAGATGATTTCTGCCATGAGCCCAAACTCGAACTCGAGCCTGCGCTGCCAGATCTGGACATCTCGTAGCCACTCTGCGCGGAGATCGAGCTGGACTTCTGCGTTCTGCCTCGCCCGACGCAATTCCTTCAAGCACCTCTCCGATCACTGGACCGCCCCCCAGATCCGATTCGCCCGCGGATCCCACCACCGCGAGCGCAAATCCGGCAAATCCTCCAGCGCCACCTCCCTGTGAGACCAAAGCAGCGGATCTCCTCTGAGGGAGAGGTGAGTCTcgctcaacggcggcggcggccgcgtgaTACGCGCGGCAACGGACGGTCGTGGGATGTCGGGATCCAGGTGATCCATGGGATCCGGAGGGAAACAACGTCGCGAGAGGGCGTATGGTGGCTACAGGAGCGGTGTGGGAGGCAGGGGGCTGTGGTGAGGCGAGCGGCGCCGCGGATCTAGGGTGGGGGAGGGTCGCCgtcgcggcgggggggggggggggggggggggggggggggagcatttTTCAAACCCTCCTCATCACGGCCTGTTCTCAAATGACCAAAAATCCCGGTGGACGATCCAAACGCAGGCATGTACTACAAATTAGCAAAGCGTGGTCACCGACGGTCGCGGATCCGATCGTGCCACCCACGCCAAACGTCCCAGTGAATCCATCCTCTTTCCCCTGACGATTCAGCCTTGCACGACACGACCACCTGTTCCTTTTCCCTCTGCTTTTTCGAAAATCAGATTTGCTTTTGCGTCCAATCACTCGTTGTCGATCAGAAAAATATCTTCCCGAGCCTGTTTCGAAAAAAATAAATATCTTCCCGAGCCATGCTTTCCCCCATTAATGCCGCCCCATCTATTTGCCTCGGGATTAACGCTAAAGAATAGACAGCCATGGACTGGATTTGAAAATCATAAATACCACGACACTCAATCTGATATGGTATATCTTTGGCAAATCAATTTCGGCCAAAAAATTCACACTATGGAATAGTAGTAGTAATTGTAAATTTACACAAGGAAACATGCAAGTCCATTCCCCCCAATGCGAACGCGTTCAACTCCATTAACTTGCCCTTTTTCATCGGCGTAAAAAAGGAAGAAATTAAAAAGGCGTTTCTCCTTTGtagaaaaaaaaaaggaaagaaattgaCAGAAAGAAACGcgcagaagaaagaagaaaaaaaaggggagGAGAGGTACGACTATTCTATTATTCCTTGCCCCCTGGTCGGGCTCCTTCCTTGCTTTGCATCCTCTGCTTGGCTTCGGCCTTCGGCTTTGCTCCGTCCCCACACGAATAAACGCCTCCCCTCGCCGTGGGGGAGGGAGATCCGGCCGAAACCCCGACAGAATCCCCCCTCCCTCCCGCCAGCCTCGTTGGCTCCGCCCAGCTCTTCTTCTCCGACCCAACCCAACCCTCTTCTCCACTCCAAGGCTGCTGTTGATCTACTGGGATTCTAGATGAGATGCTGCAGCGGGCGGCGAGCAACGCCTACTCGTGGTGGTGGGCGAGCCACATCCGCACCACCCAGTCCAAGTGGCTCGACGCAAACCTACAAGGTACGTACGATTCTATCTATCATCCTCCTCCCGCCCAATCCAATCTTGGCTTACCGCTGCTTGTTGCGCCCTTCCCTGCTCCGATTTAATGCTGTCCCCCCTAGTTCAGGTAGTTCAGGTGTCCTGCTAAAATCGTTCCTGTCCTTCGATTCCATTGGGAATGCCCATACTAAAATCGTTCAGGTGTCATACTAAATCCATGCCGTACTGTGTATCTTACTAGATGGAATTTGTAACAAATTACTGTTTCTCCACCGATTGCTATGCCTGTTCTCTGAAGAATAAAATAAGCCAGGATGGTTGTCAGGTGTAAAATCAAAAGGAATAAGCTTCAACCAAGATGAACCGTACTAGTCATCAAAAGCAGTAAGCTTCCTCGCATCATGACTCGGTCAAATCCATGACTAACTAGTCAAATTTTGGCAGTTTTCTTTTGTTCACATATCGGAATATATGCTCCACATGTTGAACAGACTAGTTTTTGTTCCGACTTCATTGTTCACGTCCTGAGGTATCTATGTGTTCCAGTGTTCATGGAAAGAATAGTTGTTAATTACATTGGATTCCATCACTAGGAAACAAAAGCTGTTTGTTTATATTTGGCAATAAGCACTGAGAAATGCGGTTGTACACATGGGAGGTAATTAACACTCGGTACTCCCGTGCAGATGTCGAAAACAGGGTCAAGATCATGCTCAAGCTCCTCGGCGAGGAAGCCGATTCGTTCGGCAAGAGGGCTGAGATGTACTACCGCAGGAGGCCGGAGGTCATAAACCACGTCGAAGACGTGTACAGGGCCTACAGGGCTCTTGTTGAGCGCTATGACCACTTGTCCAAGGAGCTGCATAAGGCCAACCACACCATCGCCACTGCTTGTCCAGAGGAAGTGCAGTATGCCAtgttggaggaggaggatgacaatttcCCGAGAGCAATCATGCCCATCAACTCGCGCAAGATACAGAAATCGACCGTGGATGACATTCtcaagagaaaaagagaagggactCCCGGGCGTAACAGGACAGTGCATGAGAAGCCTGATCCTAATATGAGCAAAGATAAGGCCGAAGCAGAGATTGGCAGGCTGCAAAAGGCTATACTTGTCATGCAGACTGAGAAAGAATTCGTTAAGAGTTCTTATGAGAGTGGAATTGCCAAGTATTGGGAGATCGAGAAGCAGATTGCCGATATGCAGGAGGAAATTTGCCACATGCAAGATGAATTTGACGCGCATgcagccattgatgatgatgaagcCCGTGCCTTGATGACGATAGCGGCTCTTAGGTCATGTCAGGGTACCGTTGCTAAGCTTGTGGAAAAGTTCGAGGAGTTGATTAGGAGTGCAAAGATGGAGTCAGAAAAAATAGTGTCTCTTCGAGAAAGGTTTTATGCTTTGAGCAGAATTATTGACCCGTCTAAAGAAGAAGTTGACAGCGCAAACATGACAGCGAATGACAGAGTTTATCCCATTACTCAGGAAATACTCGAGTTACAGACTATATATGATAAAATCGAGGACTTCTTTGGAAACAATTCGGAAACCTCTGTGGAGGAGATGGCATATAAAGTTGATGAACTTGTTGATAAGATCATTAACTTGGAGCTGAAGTTCCCGAAGCACTCTGCACAAATCAAGCAATTGAAAGAAGAGAATGAGAAGATCAACAACAAACTAGACGATTTACAAGATGAGATGGCACTCCGTGATGATCCAAGCGACTCAAGTGAAGAGCTCAAGCTAGTGGAAGATGAATTGAACAGAACCAGGGCTCTTGAAGGATCTATAATCGAGGAAGAAGTTCTTGTTAGCACAGCATTTTCTGAAGTTTTTACTTGCATAACTAATATATCAAAGGCATTTGTACCAATTGGTGCTGAAGACCTGCCTGAGTTGTCAGCTGCAGCTGGAGACAAGGCAACACTGTCTGAAGATGTATCCATGGAAAATGGTACAACAGAGAACAGCAAAACGGATGGAGGAGAAATCAGTGGTATACAGGCGCCAGCTACAGGTGATAATTTGGGCAGACATAGTCCCCAAAATCAAGATGACTCAGAAGTTGTTGATCACAATTCATCAGGTAGTACTGATGGTGTCCATGACTCCAAGAATGGTGCCAAGGAAAGCATTCTGATGGGGAATTGCTTGCAGGAAGAATTCAGAGATAATGATTCACTACAAGCTGGCAACCATGTTGATCTGATTGTTGGTCCAGACAATGAAAATAGTCTCAACAAGCTGGCAACAGATAGCTCATCAAAAGAAGTAGACCAGAGTTCATCAGGTGGTATGAACGTTGCTCAAGGGCAAATTGTGGAAGGTGAACATTCACCAACTGCAGTCAGTCAGAATGATCTCCTTCCCTCACAAAGCCCCAATGAAGAAGGGTCGTCAGTGGAAATTGCTGAGAGTTCATTTGGTGGTGACAACAGAACCCAAGACTTGAAGATTGATGGTGATGAAAATCCTGTTCCCGGGAACAGCTTGAAGACCCAGGAGGAAGGA
This region of Triticum aestivum cultivar Chinese Spring chromosome 2D, IWGSC CS RefSeq v2.1, whole genome shotgun sequence genomic DNA includes:
- the LOC123051356 gene encoding uncharacterized protein; translated protein: MAQALPPFAFGFEFPGQPPPSAFNNQFHGGYPPLPQQWQGMSPSWFPQQMVQPPPEQQGGDQGVSLSNTGQGSSRSGISVPGNQKNQSKQQRKKQDSKVVVNNNATSLMSYVNVICGGCGESGHDKEKCSKTTTCFICKMATHQEHNCPVRKKPNLATTYFGSAAPRLGFYHVDMSDVNLQHSGRLKNGGIVLVEFGEISKKDLSTKFSEIYKTNWPWQINALDDWTILVKFRPEIPVESVASYPCFDLHKGNVEAWKGNIDDSTSKQLVWIKIRKINPRWCEWSILDQITSVFGTIVDADWKFNFKIFYEVVGVKLSCKDGSKIPKERIYGINGEFYKMLIAVEQITKQRAETGTDNNDTISQGGQDTQSETETSPRTEDNRSNKSTRSDLGRGGGSDPTLEKQAVLAFLQQMPEVCPYEGVEHPSLLNIQISPSIQASRRSKIDKIVAEYMSDDQCYSILSEMEMADLHQEMEEVGDTQEQDVVASVEPLSDTYEADFPLLSKTVANKQQK
- the LOC123051357 gene encoding protein NETWORKED 2A, with product MLQRAASNAYSWWWASHIRTTQSKWLDANLQDVENRVKIMLKLLGEEADSFGKRAEMYYRRRPEVINHVEDVYRAYRALVERYDHLSKELHKANHTIATACPEEVQYAMLEEEDDNFPRAIMPINSRKIQKSTVDDILKRKREGTPGRNRTVHEKPDPNMSKDKAEAEIGRLQKAILVMQTEKEFVKSSYESGIAKYWEIEKQIADMQEEICHMQDEFDAHAAIDDDEARALMTIAALRSCQGTVAKLVEKFEELIRSAKMESEKIVSLRERFYALSRIIDPSKEEVDSANMTANDRVYPITQEILELQTIYDKIEDFFGNNSETSVEEMAYKVDELVDKIINLELKFPKHSAQIKQLKEENEKINNKLDDLQDEMALRDDPSDSSEELKLVEDELNRTRALEGSIIEEEVLVSTAFSEVFTCITNISKAFVPIGAEDLPELSAAAGDKATLSEDVSMENGTTENSKTDGGEISGIQAPATGDNLGRHSPQNQDDSEVVDHNSSGSTDGVHDSKNGAKESILMGNCLQEEFRDNDSLQAGNHVDLIVGPDNENSLNKLATDSSSKEVDQSSSGGMNVAQGQIVEGEHSPTAVSQNDLLPSQSPNEEGSSVEIAESSFGGDNRTQDLKIDGDENPVPGNSLKTQEEGFGVGDGESPKAIAEISLAGSANFDSFGEEGTTGENTSPEGAHSSSDEGKNLDLCHADEAKSGEELPKQGGQLVSPVNIILGLNKHGEVESSDEGVQKNSLGHVNAYSSEVRDETSLSVLARDSEETRGAYPVISEVPTDSEDMVNHTSDSQLENKEPNVKMLASKENILNNHGSSSGHEKFTSISQEDAQSGLEGRDAILLADYTAVLRNYKETKRRLAELEKKNQEHLEDTKAVIRELRNANSMKYVEIQSLKGQLDSSETPPSKMGADRSDQPLVRELSIVKETDSSYTGAPESASAVEIKFRTEIDELVDENLRFLTRYSMACHQVQDFNSRYQELQNEMESSENKKRGELDAAAEPEPAEKKLRELRTEVDVWFEQNVLLDRDLQLKTASLCGLQEEIAEALRSSTEADGAKFMPYEAAKFQGEVRNMQQSNKKIESELQAALERMRELEGEVNVTLRKLRESFELSSRRSSRRGEADSSYQNQFKHFPSRHRVPLRNFLFGTKPKKKSLFACINPTYQRQFSDF